The nucleotide sequence ACGAGGTAGAAAAGGATGAAGATGCGGATTTAATTCTACTAAATAGCTGCGCTGTTCGGGAAAAGGCGAATTTAAAACTTCTCAGCAAAATAGGACGCATAAGAAAACTTTTTGAAAGACAGGGCCACCCGGTTTCTGTTGTAACGGGATGTGTTGCCAGTGTAAGTGAACAGGCAATAAAGAGAGTTGGTGAAAAAAGCATTATTGCTCTATTTAAAGGATACGAGTCTCTTGAGGACCGTATTAAAAAGTTAAAAAAATTGCTTTCTGTAACTGGTGAGGAAAAAATTTCCCCTCCACGAAAAGTGTTTGCATATGTGCCTATTATTTATGGGTGCAATGATTTTTGTAGTTATTGTATTGTTCCTATTGCTAAGGGGAGGGAACGGAGCAGGACAAAAGAAGAAATATTGGAAGAGGTAAATACGCTCGTTAAAAACGGTACGCAGGAAGTTGTTTTGCTGGGACAAAATATTAATCATTACGGGCGCGATCTGAAGTACAAAAATGGTTTTATTGAAATACTTGAAGATGTTAATAAAATCCCTGGCCTTAAGAGATTAAGATATCTTACCCCTTATCCTGCGAATTTTACTCTTTCTATTTTAGAACGGATGAGGAAGTTAAAAAAATTGTGCTCGCATTTTCATTTGCCTGTCCAGGCAGGGAGCAATAAAATATTAAAATCTATGAAGAGAGGCTATACGAGAGAACAATATATCGAGCTTATAGACAGTGTGCGAATGCTTTTTCCTGATACAAGTATTACTACTGATATTATTGTGGGATTCCCCGGAGAAAGCGAAAAAGATTACAATGAAACTAAATCACTTGTTGAATATATGCAATTTGATAGAAGTTTTGTTGCTGCTTATTCAAAGAGGCCAAATACTCCAGCAGCAGTGATGGAAGAGCAGATTGACGAGAAGGAAAAAAAGAGAAGACTGAACGACCTTCTTTCTTTACAGAATGCTATTTCTTTAAAGAAAAACCGTTTCTTTATAGGAAAAACTGTTGAAGTTTTGATCGAATCAATTGTTGGAGTACAGGCTTTTGGCAGGATACCACAGGATAAATTAGTTATTGTAGAGGGGTGTGCTGCACGTGTTGGCGATATCATTAAAACCGAGATTGTAGATGCTGATTTTATTCACCTGCGAGGCAAATGAAAATTATTATTATTTTAGGACCTACTGCAACGCATAAGACGCAACTCAGTTTGTGTATTGCGGATAAATTTCCTGTTGAGATTATATCTGCAGATTCTATGCAGTTTTATAGAGGAATGGAGATAGGAACGGATAAAGTGGGGAAAGATATCCGAAACAAAGTACAGCACCATTTAATCGACGTTGTAACCGTGCAGGAAGAGTTTAATGTTGCAGAGTTTAAAAGGTATGCCGAGGTGGCAATTAGCAACATTTTTAAGCGGAAAAAGATACCACTAATAGTTGGTGGGTCAGGTCTTTATATAAGAAGCATTACAGAAGGGTTTCCTGTTGAATTTTCAGCACCTCCTGATGCGGTATTACGGAAAGAGCTCAATATGTTGTCTTTTGCTGTTTTAAGAAAAATGGCAGAAAGTATCGATAAAGATGCTTCAGACAGGGTTAATGACAGGAAGCGCCTTATAAGGATTATTGAATTTTTCAGGCAAACTGGGTGTAAAATTTCTTCTATTGAGAACAAGGAAGTTCGTTATGAGTTCTTAAAAATAGGACTAACAAAAGAGAGGAAACTTCTCTATCGGGATATTGAAAAGCGCGTAGAAAAGATGTTTGATAAAGGTTTTGTGGCAGAAGTACAAAGATTAAGGGATATTTATCCTAATTGGTCAAAAACAGCTTTACAGGCAATTGGATACAGGGAAGTTTTGCAATACCTTGACGGAACCATTTCTTTTGAAAAAGCTAAGGAAGAAATTAAAAAAAGAACAAGGCATCTTGCCAAAAAACAAATTACCTGGTTTAAAAAAGAGAATAACGTGCACTGGATTAATACGGCAGATTTAAATGATACAAAAAAACAGGCAGAAAAACTTGTAAAGGCGTTTTTATATGAGCATTCAAATTAGGAAAGAACTTATAAATCTTGCTGAGCGATGCGAAGGCGAGCTTTCGGAGGAGTTTAAAAAAGTAAACAAGATAAAGAGTAGTAATTTTTATAAAGTATTAGATGCGTTTAGAGAATCTCATATTTCTGTTTTTCATTTCAGGGATACAACGGGATATGGGCTTTCTGATCCCGGCAGAGATAAGGTAGAGGAAGGTTACAAAAGAATTTTTAATACAGAAGCGGCACTTGTCAGGCCTCAAATTGTTTCCGGTACGCATGCAATTTCCATTTCGTTTTTTGGTTTGCTTCGTCCTGCCGATACGCTTCTTTACCTGAGTAGAGATCCATATGAAACAGGTGAAGCTATAATAGGATTAAGGAGAGCGACAGGTTCTTTGAAAGAATACGGAATAAAGTTTGATAAAACAGATATGACTAAAAGTATTG is from Caldisericota bacterium and encodes:
- the miaB gene encoding tRNA (N6-isopentenyl adenosine(37)-C2)-methylthiotransferase MiaB — its product is MKNFKIVTYGCQINEYESEKFREALLSFGYNEVEKDEDADLILLNSCAVREKANLKLLSKIGRIRKLFERQGHPVSVVTGCVASVSEQAIKRVGEKSIIALFKGYESLEDRIKKLKKLLSVTGEEKISPPRKVFAYVPIIYGCNDFCSYCIVPIAKGRERSRTKEEILEEVNTLVKNGTQEVVLLGQNINHYGRDLKYKNGFIEILEDVNKIPGLKRLRYLTPYPANFTLSILERMRKLKKLCSHFHLPVQAGSNKILKSMKRGYTREQYIELIDSVRMLFPDTSITTDIIVGFPGESEKDYNETKSLVEYMQFDRSFVAAYSKRPNTPAAVMEEQIDEKEKKRRLNDLLSLQNAISLKKNRFFIGKTVEVLIESIVGVQAFGRIPQDKLVIVEGCAARVGDIIKTEIVDADFIHLRGK
- the miaA gene encoding tRNA (adenosine(37)-N6)-dimethylallyltransferase MiaA, which gives rise to MKIIIILGPTATHKTQLSLCIADKFPVEIISADSMQFYRGMEIGTDKVGKDIRNKVQHHLIDVVTVQEEFNVAEFKRYAEVAISNIFKRKKIPLIVGGSGLYIRSITEGFPVEFSAPPDAVLRKELNMLSFAVLRKMAESIDKDASDRVNDRKRLIRIIEFFRQTGCKISSIENKEVRYEFLKIGLTKERKLLYRDIEKRVEKMFDKGFVAEVQRLRDIYPNWSKTALQAIGYREVLQYLDGTISFEKAKEEIKKRTRHLAKKQITWFKKENNVHWINTADLNDTKKQAEKLVKAFLYEHSN